The Bosea sp. AS-1 region CGAGCCGAGCTGGGTCGAGATGCCGGCCGCGACCTCGCGCAGCCTGATACCGACCTTGGCGGCCAGCGAATGCGGCATCCGCATCAGCGGCGCCGAGATCGACAGCGCTGCGACCGGATGCCCGTCCTCGTCGAGGATCGGCACGCCGACGCACATCGCTCCATCCTCGTTCTCGCCCATCTCGGTGGCGTAGCCGCTGCGCTTGACCTGCCGGAGCTGGCGTTCGATCTCTTCGCGTTCCAGCAAGGTGCGACCGGTGCGCTCCGTCAGCGGCAGGTCGAGCTGGCGTTGCCGTTCGGCGTCCGGCAGAAAGGCGAGGATCGCCTTGCCGAGCGCGGTGGAGTGCATCGGGTGGCTGTCGCCGATGCGGGCCTGCATCCGAAGCGAACGGTTGGCCTCGACGAGGTCGATATAGACGACCGTGCCATTGCCCTTCACTGCGAGGTTCACCGTCTCGTTGAACTCGTGCATCAGCTCGATCATGGCCGGGCGGGCGAGCTCCCGGACCTTGCTGACGCTGGCATCGGCGCGGGCGATGGCGCGCAGCTGCGGGCCGAGATTGTAGCGGTCGGTCGTGCGGTTGTGGTCGAGGAAGCCGGCTGCCGTCAGCGTCTGCAAATAGCGGAAGGTCGTTGTCTTCGGGATCCGGAGTTCCTTGCTGACGGCGGTGAGCGCGATCTCGTGGCCGTGGCGAGCGACCAGTTCCAGCACCTTCAGTGCCTTCATCACCGGCTGCACGACGTAGGGATTGTCGGGCTTCTTCGCCATGGCCGTACCGCCTTTCGGGAGAGTGACGAGCCGGCATAACCCAGCCGAGTGGAATTCCGCAAGGCGAAACCGGCGTTCCTTTACACGGTGAGGTCGGTCTGGTCTGGTCGAGGCAACAGCATCGGAGGCAACGCAAGTGGCAGGCAACGGCACCCAGCAGGCGGGAGCACTGCGCTTCGAGGAATCGGCCCGGCAGATCGCAGAAAATGCGCGCTACATCGCCGGCGGCGTGAACAGCAATTTCCGGCTCGGCATGTCGCCCGGGCCGCTCGTCTTCGAGCGCGGCGAAGGCGCCTATCTCATCGACGCCGACGGCAACCGGATCATCGACTATTACTGCGGCATGGGCGCGACCGTGCTCGGCCATGCGCCGAAGCCGGTGATCGAGGCGGCACAGCGCCAGGCCGAGAAAGGCATTCTCTTCGCCGGCCAGATGCCGATCGAATACGAGGCCGCGAAGCTGATCTGCGAGCGCGTTCCCTCGGCCGAGCGGCTGCGCTTCGGTTCGTCGGGGTCCGAGGTGGCGCAGGCCGCGATCCGCTTGGCGCGAGCCGCCACGGGCAAACGCACGATCGTCAAGTTCGAAGGCCATTACCATGGCTGGTTCGACAACATCCTGTGGTCGACCGCACCGGGGCTGAACGCAGCCGGCCCGGAGGACGCACCGACGCCGGTGATCGGCAGCAAGGGGCAGGACCCAGCGGCAGGCGAGGGGCTCTCGATTCTCGGCTGGAACGATCTCGCGGCGCTGGAGGCCAGGCTCGCCAAGGGCGACGTCGCGGCCGTCCTGATGGAGCCGGCGATGTGCAATCAGGGTGCCATCGCGCCGGCGAAGGGCTATCTCGAGGGCGCGCTCGCCGCCTGCCGCAAGCATGGCGCGCTGCTGATCTTCGACGAGGTCATCACCGGCTTCCGGCTCGGCCGGGGCGGGGCGCAGGAGCGCTTCGGCGTGACGCCTGACATGACGATCATGGCCAAGGCGATCGCCAACGGCTTCCCCGTCGCGGCGGTGGCCGGGCGCGCCGACCTGCTCGATCTCTTTGCCGATGGCGTGCTGCACGGCGGCACCTTCAACGCCCAGCCGATCGCCATGGCGGCGCTGGTGGCGACGCAGAAAATGCTGACCCCGGAGCATTACGAGCGCAGCTCCGTCCATGGCCAGCGCCTGCAGGACGGCATCCGCGCCATCCTGGCGGAAGAGGGCATCAAGGCGCAGGTCGTCGGCTTCCCGCTGATGTTCCACGTCGCCTTCGGGCTCGATGCGCCGGCGCGCAACTACCGGGATGTGGCCCGTTCCGACAAGGTCGCCTATAGCCGCTTCGCCCATGCGCTGCTGAAACGCGGCGTGCGCGCGCTGGAGCGCGGCGCATGGTTCGTTTCCTCGGAGCATGATGCCGAGGTGATCGACCGTACCCTGGAAGCGGTCAGGGGCGCGGCGCGCGAAACCTTGGGGAAAGCGGCCTAACGCAAGGCGCTTGGCGGGAGGCCGAAGCGGCGCCGGAACAGTCCCGAGAAATGCGCCGGCGTGTAGCCGACGCGGAACGCGGCCTCCGCGACGCTCGCCTCGCCACTCGCGATCAGCGCGTGGGCATGTTGCAGCCTCTGCTCCTGAAGGTAGCCGAAAACGCTGCTGCCGAACTCGCTGCGAAAGGCGGAGGTCAGCCTGGTGGGGTTGAGCCCGCTGGCGCGGGCGAGTTCCGTCAGGCTCGGCGGTTCACGCATCGAGGCCAGCAACATGTCGCGCGCCACATGCACCTGCTCGCGTGTGCGCCCGGGCAGGCGCCGGGCCCGTTGGGCAGGGGCTCCGAGCAATTCGTCGAGTGCATGGGCGGCGAGTTCCAGCGCCTTGCCGCCGAGATAGATCGGCCGCAGGGCGTCCGAGACGGGGCAGTCTGCCATCTGCTGGGCGAGTCCGCGCAGCACCGCGCTGGCCGGTCGCACCCAGGCTCCGGCATCCGCCGCGCCCGCCAATGCGAAAAGGCGCTCCATCGGCACGGAAAACTCGTCTTCGACGAAATCGAGCTCGAGCTGCATGATCGCGCAACGCAACGACCCGCCGGTGATCCCGGTGCGTTGCTGGACGTGGTCGCCGCTATTGGCAGCGATCAGCAGGGCCGGCCCCTCGATCGTCAGCGGAGGGTGGTTATCGAGTTCCAGCGACTGCCGGCCGTCGAGCAACACCGCGATCTTGAGGCCGCGCCGCATCGGTCCGACGATGCGTTCGCCAGAGGTGACGGGGAAGGCGCCAGCCGACAGAAACAGGCTATCCGAGAAAAGTTGAAGCGCGGTCGCCGGGGCGGTGCGCGTCGGCAACGTTGAAACCATCATGTCCTCGCAACCGGAGCAGTATAGCGAGGGGTCTCAAAAATATCAATTAAATCAATATTTTATGGATTCTAAAGAGGGCGCAGTGTCGAGCCGTGGACAGCTCGACCTGCGGCCGGATCGTCCGCGACGGCCGCAAGGCAGTCGCGGATGCCCTCGAAGTTTCAGGCGCCGTTCTTGATCAGCTCCTTGGCGATGATCGTGCGCTGGATCTGGTTGGTCCCTTCGTAGATCTGCGTGATCTTGGCATCGCGGTAGAGCCGCTCGACCTCGAAGCCGCGGATATAGCCGGAGCCGCCGAAGACCTGCACGGCATTGGCCGTCTGCGCCACGGCCATGTCGCTGGCGAAGCATTTTGCCATCGAGGACGCCGAGGTTGCCGGCTTGCCGTGGTCGATCAGCAGCGCGGCACGCTCGACCAGCGCGCGGGCGGCGGCGATGTCCTTGGCCATGTCGGCCAGCAGCCATTGCAGGCCCTGATTGTCGAGGATCGGCTTGCCGAACTGGCGCCGGTCGCGGGCATAGGCCAGCGCCGCTTCGAGCCCTGCCTGCGCGATGCCGACCGCGAGCGAGGCGATGCCGACGCGACCCTTCTCCAGAACGCTCATCATGATGTGGAAGCCGCGCCCCTTGGGGCCGAGCAGGGCTCCGCTCGATACGGCGACGCCGTCGAAATTGAGCGCGCCGACCTGGCTCGCGCGCTGGCCCATCTTGTGTTCCTTCGGCCCGCGCGAGACGCCGGGCGCATGCAGGTCGACCAGGAAGATGCTCATACCACGGTGGCCGGCCGACGGGTCGGTCGAGGCCAGCACGAAGCCGAGATCGGCGACCGGCGCGTTGTGGATCCAGAGCTTGCCGCCATTGATGACATAGCCTTCGGCGGTTTCGCGCGCCGTGGTGCGGACATTGGAGAGGTCGGAGCCCGCTTCCGGCTCGGTCAGGCAATAGGCGACCCGGGTCTTTCCGGCCAGGATATCCGGCAGGCGCTGCAACTGCTCCGGCGTGCCGTAGCGTGTGAGCAGCGTGCCGATCAGCTCGACGAGCCCGCACTGGTCCGCGACCGAGGAATAGCCGCGCGAGAGCTCCTCCATCACGATCGCATAGGCGTAGGTGTCGAGGCCGGCGCCGCCATGTTCCTCCGGCACGGTGATACCGAACAGGCCAAGCTGGCCCATCTGGGCATAGATCTCGGCAGGGAAGGTTTCGTCGCGGTCGAGGTCAACTGCGGCGGGCTTGAGGACATCTTCGGCGAAGCGCCGTGCGGTCTCGCGGATCTGGTCGTAGATCTCGGCGTCGAGCAAGGGAGCGTGCATGGCGTTCTCTCCTCAGGCGACGCCGTTGAGGGCGCAGAGCTGCGTCATGCGGCCCGCCGCCAGCTCCGGATCGACGAACAATCCGGACTGATCGGCCAGGCGGAAGAGGTCTGCATAATGCAGGATGCCGCGTGCGGATTCGGCGCCGCCGACCATGCGGAAATGGTTCTGGTGGCCGTTGAGCCAGGCGAGGAAGACGACGCCGCACTTGTAATGCTGCGTCGGAGCCTCGAAGAGCCGGCGCGAGAGTGCGACCGTCGGGTCGAGGATCGCGTGGAAGCCGGCGCGGTCGCCCGCTTCCAGCTTCGCGAAGGCCGCAGCAGCGGCGGGCGCGATCGGGTCGAAGATGCCGAGCAGCCCGTGCGAGAAGCCCCGATCGTCTCCGGCGATCAGTTCGGCATAGTTGAAGTCGTCGCCGGTATACATCACGACGCCTTCGGGCAGCAGGCGGCGCATCTCGATCTCCTTGCCCGCATCGAGCAGCGAGATCTTGATGCCGTCGATCTTGTCGGCGTGCTCGCGGATCAGAGTCAGCACCGTCTCCATGGCGGGCCTGAACTCGCGGCTGCCCCAGTAGCCTGCGAGGGCTGGATCGAACATCTCGCCGAGCCAGTGCAGGATCACCTTGCCGCGGGTCTGGCGGATCAGTCGGCCATAGACGGAAAGGTAGTCGTCCGGCCCCTTGGCGACGCGGCAGAGCGCGCGGCTCGCCATCAGGATGATCTTGCCGCCATGCTGTTCGACATGGCCGATCTGCTCCTCATAGGCGCGGATCACGTCGTCGAGGCTGCGTGTGGCGTTGGGATCGAGCTGATCGGTGCCGGCGCCACAGGCGAGATCAGCTCCAGGCGTCGCCTTGGCCTCGGCCAGCGAGCGGGCGATCAGTTCGGCGGCGTTCGGCCAGTCCAGCCCCATGCCGCGCTGCGAGGTGTCCATTGCCTCG contains the following coding sequences:
- a CDS encoding dihydrodipicolinate synthase family protein; the protein is MAEITLPRPDGGSERYRLAPPSPYPRTAPANGVRTVYAAAHVVADPLKLQEPWRVPAVDWDATLAFRRHLWGLGFKIAEAMDTSQRGMGLDWPNAAELIARSLAEAKATPGADLACGAGTDQLDPNATRSLDDVIRAYEEQIGHVEQHGGKIILMASRALCRVAKGPDDYLSVYGRLIRQTRGKVILHWLGEMFDPALAGYWGSREFRPAMETVLTLIREHADKIDGIKISLLDAGKEIEMRRLLPEGVVMYTGDDFNYAELIAGDDRGFSHGLLGIFDPIAPAAAAAFAKLEAGDRAGFHAILDPTVALSRRLFEAPTQHYKCGVVFLAWLNGHQNHFRMVGGAESARGILHYADLFRLADQSGLFVDPELAAGRMTQLCALNGVA
- a CDS encoding AraC family transcriptional regulator — its product is MMVSTLPTRTAPATALQLFSDSLFLSAGAFPVTSGERIVGPMRRGLKIAVLLDGRQSLELDNHPPLTIEGPALLIAANSGDHVQQRTGITGGSLRCAIMQLELDFVEDEFSVPMERLFALAGAADAGAWVRPASAVLRGLAQQMADCPVSDALRPIYLGGKALELAAHALDELLGAPAQRARRLPGRTREQVHVARDMLLASMREPPSLTELARASGLNPTRLTSAFRSEFGSSVFGYLQEQRLQHAHALIASGEASVAEAAFRVGYTPAHFSGLFRRRFGLPPSALR
- a CDS encoding IclR family transcriptional regulator — protein: MAKKPDNPYVVQPVMKALKVLELVARHGHEIALTAVSKELRIPKTTTFRYLQTLTAAGFLDHNRTTDRYNLGPQLRAIARADASVSKVRELARPAMIELMHEFNETVNLAVKGNGTVVYIDLVEANRSLRMQARIGDSHPMHSTALGKAILAFLPDAERQRQLDLPLTERTGRTLLEREEIERQLRQVKRSGYATEMGENEDGAMCVGVPILDEDGHPVAALSISAPLMRMPHSLAAKVGIRLREVAAGISTQLGSRPAATG
- a CDS encoding aspartate aminotransferase family protein; translation: MAGNGTQQAGALRFEESARQIAENARYIAGGVNSNFRLGMSPGPLVFERGEGAYLIDADGNRIIDYYCGMGATVLGHAPKPVIEAAQRQAEKGILFAGQMPIEYEAAKLICERVPSAERLRFGSSGSEVAQAAIRLARAATGKRTIVKFEGHYHGWFDNILWSTAPGLNAAGPEDAPTPVIGSKGQDPAAGEGLSILGWNDLAALEARLAKGDVAAVLMEPAMCNQGAIAPAKGYLEGALAACRKHGALLIFDEVITGFRLGRGGAQERFGVTPDMTIMAKAIANGFPVAAVAGRADLLDLFADGVLHGGTFNAQPIAMAALVATQKMLTPEHYERSSVHGQRLQDGIRAILAEEGIKAQVVGFPLMFHVAFGLDAPARNYRDVARSDKVAYSRFAHALLKRGVRALERGAWFVSSEHDAEVIDRTLEAVRGAARETLGKAA